The DNA segment CCAACAGTTTCGATCCTCGCCGTCATCTTCGTGAACCCCATCCTGGCCATTGCCGGTATTGTTGCAGCGCAAACTAAAATGGCGGGATAGTTCCGTCTACCCCGCCATTATCATCAATTCAGAAGTCGCAGATTACAGCGACTTTTCAAGCTCCGGAAGAGCCTCGAAGAGGTCTGCCACGAGACCGTAATCGGCGACCTGGAAGATCGGAGCTTCCTCGTCCTTGTTGATGGCAACGATCACCTTGGAGTCCTTCATGCCAGCCAGATGCTGGATGGCACCGGATATGCCGCAGGCAATGTAAAGATCAGGCGCGACCACCTTGCCGGTCTGACCGACCTGCCAGTCATTGGGCGCGTAGCCTGCGTCGACGGCTGCGCGGCTGGCGCCGACTGCAGCACCGAGCTTGTCGGCCACCGGCAGGATGACTTCCTCGAACTTCTCGGCGGAACCCAAGGCGCGGCCGCCGGAGATGATGACCTTCGCAGAGGTCAGCTCCGGACGATCGCTTTCCTCGATGCGATTTTCGACGAAGCTGGAGACAGCCGGATCGGCTGCTGCATCGACCTTCTCAACCGTTGCGGAGCCGCCTTCGCCTGCAGCGGAGAAGGAAGAGGTGCGCACGGTGATGACACGCTTGGCGTCGGTCGATTCAACCGTCTGCACGGCGTTGCCGGCATAGATCGGACGCTTGAAGGTCTTTTCGTCCACGACTTCCATGATGTCGGAAATCTGCATCACGTCGAGAAGTGCTGCCACGCGCGGCATGACATTCTTGCCGGTGGTGGTAGCCGGAGCGACAAATGCGTCATAGCCGTCGGCGAGGCCAAGAATGGTCGCTGCCAGCGGCTCTGCCAGACGCTCTGCAAGAGCGTCACTATCGGCGAGAAGAACCTTGCGAACGCCTTCAAGCTTGGCGGCAGCGTCGGCTGCAGCGGAAGCATCTTTGCCGGCCACCAGAATGTCGATGTCTGAGCCGATCTTGGCAGCAGCGGCAAGCGCCTTTGCCGTCTGGTCGGAAAGCGACTGGTTGTCGTGTTCGGCGATGAGAAGAATTGCCATGTTTCAGTATCCTTTCTGACCGCTGATCAAAGCACGCCGGCTTCGTTCTTGAGCTTGTCGACCAGTTCGGCGACGGAGCCCACCTTCACGCCTGCCTTGCGGCCGGCCGGTTCCTCGGTCTTGAGCACCTTGAGGCGCGCCTTGACCTCGACGCCGAAATCGCCCGGGGTCTTTTCGTCGAGCGGCTTCTTCTTCGCCTTCATGATGTTGGGCAGCGAGGCGTAGCGCGGCTGATTGAGACGCAGATCCGTGGTGACGATTGCGGGAAGCTTCAGGTCCACGACCTGCAGACCGCCATCGACTTCGCGGGTGACCTTCACCGAACCTTCGCCAATCTCCACTTCCGAGGCGAAGGTGCCCTGCGACCAGCCGAGAAGTGCTGCGAGCATCTGACCCGTCTGGTTGGAGTCATCGTCGATTGCTTGCTTGCCGAGGATCACCATTTCCGGCTTTTCCTCATCGGCAACGCCCTTGAGGATCTTGGCGACATCCAGCGGCTCGACGGTCTCGTCGGTCTGGACGAGGATGGCGCGGTCCGCACCCATTGCAAGGGCGGTGCGCAGTGTTTCCTGAGCCTGCTTGGGTCCGATGGATACGGCCACGATCTCGGTGACCTTGCCGGCCTCTTTCATGCGGATCGCTTCTTCGACAGCGATTTCGCAGAAGGGGTTCATGGCCATTTTCACATTGGCCAGTTCGACGCCGGAGCCGTCTGCCTTAACGCGCGGCTTCACATTCGCGTCTATGACCCGCTTTACCGGAACAAGGACTTTCATGCGCATTCACCTTTCTGACGAATTTCAGGTCGCTGAGACAGGTTTGCGGGCCTGCCATCGCACTCGTTTAGCGGATTTCGAAGGAGGGGAAACCGGGGCATCTCCCTCCCGCGGATAGCCGCAGATGCCGTAAGTCGGCGGGAACCTAGAGAGCATTGACGCGCACGTCAATACAGGACGAAGCGCACAAGCGTTCCTAATCGATTAGCGCCCCCAGGGCCGCGGTGCATGGGGCTCCACTTCCTGTGGGGCAATCTCGTTTTCCAGCTTTGC comes from the Nitratireductor basaltis genome and includes:
- a CDS encoding electron transfer flavoprotein subunit alpha/FixB family protein; translated protein: MAILLIAEHDNQSLSDQTAKALAAAAKIGSDIDILVAGKDASAAADAAAKLEGVRKVLLADSDALAERLAEPLAATILGLADGYDAFVAPATTTGKNVMPRVAALLDVMQISDIMEVVDEKTFKRPIYAGNAVQTVESTDAKRVITVRTSSFSAAGEGGSATVEKVDAAADPAVSSFVENRIEESDRPELTSAKVIISGGRALGSAEKFEEVILPVADKLGAAVGASRAAVDAGYAPNDWQVGQTGKVVAPDLYIACGISGAIQHLAGMKDSKVIVAINKDEEAPIFQVADYGLVADLFEALPELEKSL
- a CDS encoding electron transfer flavoprotein subunit beta/FixA family protein, whose product is MKVLVPVKRVIDANVKPRVKADGSGVELANVKMAMNPFCEIAVEEAIRMKEAGKVTEIVAVSIGPKQAQETLRTALAMGADRAILVQTDETVEPLDVAKILKGVADEEKPEMVILGKQAIDDDSNQTGQMLAALLGWSQGTFASEVEIGEGSVKVTREVDGGLQVVDLKLPAIVTTDLRLNQPRYASLPNIMKAKKKPLDEKTPGDFGVEVKARLKVLKTEEPAGRKAGVKVGSVAELVDKLKNEAGVL